One Proteiniborus ethanoligenes DNA segment encodes these proteins:
- a CDS encoding cold-shock protein, with the protein MVKGTVKWFNATKGYGFISTEAGEDVFVHYSAIGGDGFKTLDEGQNVEFEIVQGEKGPQATNVTKL; encoded by the coding sequence ATGGTTAAAGGTACAGTAAAATGGTTCAATGCTACAAAAGGTTATGGATTTATTTCAACTGAAGCTGGAGAAGATGTATTCGTTCACTACTCAGCAATTGGTGGAGATGGATTTAAGACTTTAGATGAGGGACAAAATGTTGAATTTGAAATAGTTCAAGGCGAAAAAGGACCTCAAGCTACAAATGTTACAAAACTATAA